From a region of the Plodia interpunctella isolate USDA-ARS_2022_Savannah chromosome 13, ilPloInte3.2, whole genome shotgun sequence genome:
- the Spt6 gene encoding transcription elongation factor SPT6: MADFLESEAEESDVDSEDEGPTERKKPKRKAAVQSDDEDEDEEDDEDRLREELKDLIDDAPIEESGSDGEDSDASAGPKKRKKSDDELDDRLEDEDYDLIEENLGVKVARNKFKRLRRLEDDDSDNEGADDPELEREVIAEKLFVGGSDDEDENRSEPAPVRGEVEYDDENEDMESDADDFIVDDDGRPIAERKKKRRPIFTDASLQEGQDIFGVDFDYDEFEKYGEEDYEDEDEEDLDEYIEDEDEEGQARRAKKGKAKRPSKKSIFEIYEPSELKRSHFTDLDNEIRKTDVPERMQIREVPITAVEEGSTELADEAEWIYKQAFLKPPVSKADSQEARERSRRTSSTITKIRQALDFMRNQTLEVPFIAFYRKEYVQPELNINDLWKVYKYDAKWCQLKQRKENLLKLLENMRDFQLDKVMQNPDAPIPENMRLIKDEDIERLKNVQTPEELRDVHTHFLLYYSGDLPEMQKVQRAKEKKKELEEKKKMAREEAEKNGEDPEEAAAEVEARATEEEEPTDVKYAVRSGRYELCRKAGIEPLVKKFGLTPEQFAENVRDNYQRHEVEQQPVPPLEAAAEYMSKTGSAEEVLRRAVYMCGVQLAHEPLLRATLRDALRERATVSVRPSARGSKEIDENHACYRYLCYDALRERATVSVRPSARGSKEIDENHACYRYLCYDALRERATVSVRPSARGSKEIDENHACYRYLCYDALRERATVSVRPSARGSKEIDENHACYRYLCYDALRERATVSVRPSARGSKEIDENHACYRYLCYDALRERATVSVRPSARGSKEIDENHACYRYLCYDALRERATVSVRPSARGSKEIDENHACYRYLCYDALRERATVSVRPSARGSKEIDENHACYRYLCYDALRERATVSVRPSARGSKEIDENHACYRYLCYDALRERATVSVRPSARGSKEIDENHACYRYLCYDALRERATVSVRPSARGSKEIDENHACYRYLCYDALRERATVSVRPSARGSKEIDENHACYRYLCYDALRERATVSVRPSARGSKEIDENHACYRYLCYDALRERATVSVRPSARGSKEIDENHACYRYLCYDALRERATVSVRPSARGSKEIDENHACYRYLCYDALRERATVSVRPSARGSKEIDENHACYRYLCYDALRERATVSVRPTARGSKEIDENHACYRYLCYDALRERATVSVRPSARGSKEIDENHACYRYLCYDALRERATVSVRPSARGSKEIDENHACYSLKYLKKKPVRDLTGDQYLKLTMAVEDKLLEMSISEHIEGNTSPSYLEELKQLYQKDEFASTVQAWNELRAEAVTIALTKFVMPELRRELNAVLLQESKEYVLKCCRRKLYDWLKVAPYESRVSDDDDEEWDASNGLRVLSIAYVPDRQHSAFACLVAGGGEVADHLRLPHLLYRRNAWDPLERQNKEADVTALRRFILRKKPHVIVIGGESRESLNIKADVSECVQQLVEDEQFPRIPIEIADNHISKIYSNSIRGRNDFREYPDILRQAICQGRLLQDPLMEISQLCGPDEEILCFRYHTLQDQIAKEDLLEGIELEFVNRVNEVGVDMNEAILTGRGTELLQFVCGLGPRKAQALIKLFKQTNQKLENRTQLVTVCHMGPKVFINCSGFIKIDTSSLGDSTEAYIEVLDGSRVHPETYEWARKMAVDALEYEDEDANPAGAVEEILEAPERLKDLDLDAFAEELERQGFGNKCITLYDIRAELNSRYKDLRVSYRSPTPEELFDILTKESPETFYVGKMVLATVVGITHRKPQREMLDQANPVRNDETGLWECPFCHKNDFPELSEVWNHFDAGACPGQATGVRIRLDNGLSGYIHIKNLSDRHVTDPTERVRIGQTVHCRILKIDVERFSVDCSSKSSDLLDKNKEWRPPKDPYYDQESEDKDVRKDAEAKQTKERMQYVKRVIVHPAFHNISFAEAEKLMENMVQGEVIVRPSSKGSDHLTVTWKVADGICQHIDVREEGKENAFSLGRSLWIQGSEFEDLDEIIARHVTPMAGHARDLIAYKYYKPLGGMRDKAEEWLKEEKAKNPNKIHYVISAAKNHPGRFLLSYLPRSRCTHEYVSVMPDGYKFRQRMFDSLGGLLKWFKEHFRDPPPSGTPVQRTPALRTPHGGMTSTMYHTPAAHTPAFHTPAHTPGPNYINTPYTPSAQTPYMTPFATTPRQPDFLTPTPRLGPAHPAQHRAPPMPIPAYADPSDWQKAAEDWVRHRSVRDTPATDISTPRQSGRTPRSTPRRDVRTTPHTPHTPHTPHTPHTPHGSGRASRAHSVRSTPHTNTSPRSMSLGDSTPLYDEN, translated from the exons ATGGCAGATTTTCTTGAGTCTGAGGCCGAGGAAAGTGAT GTCGACTCTGAAGACGAGGGACCAACTGAACGTAAAAAACCGAAGCGCAAAGCAGCGGTTCAAAGTGACGATGAGGATGAAGATGAAGAAG atgACGAGGATAGGCTTCGAGAGGAGTTGAAAGATTTGATAGATGACGCCCCTATAGAGGAGTCTGGCAGTGATGGAGAGGATTCAGATGCAAGTGCAGGAcctaaaaaaagaaagaaaagtgATGATGAGTTGGATGATCGATTAGAAGATGAAGATTATGATCTCATTGAGGAGAATTTAGGTGTAAAAGTTGCCAGG AACAAATTCAAACGTCTTCGCCGCTTAGAGGATGATGACAGCGACAATGAGGGAGCTGATGACCCAGAATTGGAGAGGGAGGTCATTGCTGAGAAACTGTTTGTGGGTGGCTCTGATGAT GAAGACGAGAATCGTTCAGAGCCTGCTCCAGTACGGGGAGAAGTGGAGTACGATGATGAGAATGAGGATATGGAGTCTGACGCCGACGACTTCATTGTTGATGACGACGGCCGTCCAATTGCTGAGCGGAAGAAGAAACGCAGGCCTATATTTACAGACGC gTCACTACAAGAGGGTCAAGATATATTCGGCGTGGACTTCGATTACGACGAGTTTGAGAAGTATGGCGAGGAAGATTATGAGGATGAAGATGAGGAAGATCTTGATGAATACATCGAGGATGAGGATGAAGAAG GTCAAGCGCGGAGAGCAAAGAAGGGCAAGGCCAAACGGCCCAGCAAGAAGTCCATATTTGAGATATACGAGCCTAGTGAGCTCAAAAGAAGTCATTTTACGGATTTGGACAATGAG ATACGTAAAACAGACGTGCCCGAGCGCATGCAAATAAGGGAGGTGCCCATCACGGCTGTAGAAGAAGGCAGCACGGAGTTGGCGGATGAAGCTGAATGGATCTACAAACAGGCATTCCTCAAGCCTCCGGTGTCCAAGGCTGACTCGCAGGAGGCCAGGGAGAGGTCGCGCAG AACGTCGAGTACTATCACGAAGATCCGTCAAGCGCTGGACTTCATGCGGAACCAGACACTGGAGGTGCCGTTCATAGCATTCTACCGCAAGGAGTACGTTCAACCGGAACTCAACATCAACGATCTGTGGAAGGTCTACAAGTATGATGCTAAG TGGTGCCAACTGAAACAGCGCAAAGAGAATCTTCTAAAACTCTTGGAGAACATGAGGGACTTCCAACTGGATAAGGTGATGCAAAACCCGGACGCGCCCATCCCAGAAAATATGAGGCTCATAAAGGATGAAGATATTGAAAG GCTGAAGAATGTCCAAACACCGGAAGAGCTTCGCGACGTGCACACTCATTTCCTGCTGTATTATTCTGGCGATCTGCCCGAAATGCAGAAGGTGCAAAGAGCAAAGGAGAAGAAGAAAGAGCTGGAGGAAAagaa GAAAATGGCGCGCGAGGAAGCGGAAAAGAACGGTGAAGATCCTGAAGAAGCCGCCGCCGAGGTCGAAGCCCGGGCTACGGAGGAAGAGGAGCCGACTGACGTCAAATATGCCGTGAGGTCCGGCCGATACGAACTTTGTAGGAAAGCGGGTATTG AGCCACTCGTGAAGAAGTTCGGCCTGACGCCCGAACAGTTCGCGGAGAACGTTCGGGACAACTACCAGAGGCACGAGGTGGAGCAGCAGCCAGTTCCGCCGCTTGAGGCCGCCGCTGAATAT aTGAGTAAAACCGGTTCAGCGGAAGAGGTGCTAAGGCGTGCGGTGTACATGTGCGGCGTGCAGTTAGCGCACGAGCCCCTGCTGCGGGCCACGCTGCGGGACGCGCTGCGGGAGCGCGCCACCGTCAGCGTGAGGCCCAGCGCCAGGGGCAGCAAGGAGATCGACGAGAACCACGCCTGCTACAGGTATCTATGTTATGACGCGCTGCGGGAGCGGGCCACCGTCAGCGTGAGGCCCAGCGCCAGGGGCAGCAAGGAGATCGACGAGAACCACGCCTGCTACAGGTATCTATGTTATGACGCGCTGCGGGAGCGGGCCACCGTCAGCGTGAGGCCCAGCGCCAGGGGCAGCAAGGAGATCGACGAGAACCACGCCTGCTACAGGTATCTATGTTATGACGCGCTGCGGGAGCGGGCCACCGTCAGCGTGAGGCCCAGCGCCAGGGGCAGCAAGGAGATCGACGAGAACCACGCCTGCTACAGGTATCTATGTTATGACGCGCTGCGGGAGCGGGCCACCGTCAGCGTGAGGCCCAGCGCCAGGGGCAGCAAGGAGATCGACGAGAACCACGCCTGCTACAGGTATCTATGTTATGACGCGCTGCGGGAGCGGGCCACCGTCAGCGTGAGGCCCAGCGCCAGGGGCAGCAAGGAGATCGACGAGAACCACGCCTGCTACAGGTATCTATGTTATGACGCGCTGCGGGAGCGCGCCACCGTCAGCGTGAGGCCCAGCGCCAGGGGCAGCAAGGAGATCGACGAGAACCACGCCTGCTACAGGTATCTATGTTATGACGCGCTGCGGGAGCGGGCCACCGTCAGCGTGAGGCCCAGCGCCAGGGGCAGCAAGGAGATCGACGAGAACCACGCCTGCTACAGGTATCTATGTTATGACGCGCTGCGGGAGCGGGCCACCGTCAGCGTGAGGCCCAGCGCCAGGGGCAGCAAGGAGATCGACGAGAACCACGCCTGCTACAGGTATCTATGTTATGACGCGCTGCGGGAGCGGGCCACCGTCAGCGTGAGGCCCAGCGCCAGGGGCAGCAAGGAGATCGACGAGAACCACGCCTGCTACAGGTATCTATGTTATGACGCGCTGCGGGAGCGGGCCACCGTCAGCGTGAGGCCCAGCGCCAGGGGCAGCAAGGAGATCGACGAGAACCACGCCTGCTACAGGTATCTATGTTATGACGCGCTGCGGGAGCGGGCCACCGTCAGCGTGAGGCCCAGCGCCAGGGGCAGCAAGGAGATCGACGAGAACCACGCCTGCTACAGGTATCTATGTTATGACGCGCTGCGGGAGCGCGCCACCGTCAGCGTGAGGCCCAGCGCCAGGGGCAGCAAGGAGATCGACGAGAACCACGCCTGCTACAGGTATCTATGTTATGACGCGCTGCGGGAGCGGGCCACCGTCAGCGTGAGGCCCAGCGCCAGGGGCAGCAAGGAGATCGACGAGAACCACGCCTGCTACAGGTATCTATGTTATGACGCGCTGCGGGAGCGGGCCACCGTCAGCGTGAGGCCCAGCGCCAGGGGCAGCAAGGAGATCGACGAGAACCACGCCTGCTACAGGTATCTATGTTATGACGCGCTGCGGGAGCGCGCCACCGTCAGCGTGAGGCCCAGCGCCAGGGGCAGCAAGGAGATCGACGAGAACCACGCCTGCTACAGGTATCTATGTTATGACGCGCTGCGGGAGCGGGCCACCGTCAGCGTGAGGCCCACCGCCAGGGGCAGCAAGGAGATCGACGAGAACCACGCCTGCTACAGGTATCTATGTTATGACGCGCTGCGGGAGCGGGCCACCGTCAGCGTGAGGCCCAGCGCCAGGGGCAGCAAGGAGATCGACGAGAACCACGCCTGCTACAGGTATCTATGTTATGACGCGCTGCGGGAGCGCGCCACCGTCAGCGTGAGGCCCAGCGCCAGGGGCAGCAAGGAGATCGACGAGAACCACGCCTGCTACAG TCTAAAATACCTAAAGAAGAAGCCGGTTCGCGACCTCACCGGCGACCAGTATCTGAAGCTGACGATGGCGGTGGAAGACAAGTTGTTGGAGATGAGCATCAGTGAGCACATCGAAGGCAACACCTCGCCCAGCTATCTGGAGGAGCTCAAGCAATTGTACCAGAAG GACGAATTCGCGTCTACAGTGCAGGCGTGGAACGAGTTGAGAGCAGAAGCAGTGACCATAGCGTTGACAAAGTTTGTGATGCCCGAGCTGAGGAGGGAACTGAATGCTGTGCTGTTACAGGAGTCCAAGGAATATGTGCTCAA ATGCTGCCGGCGAAAGCTGTATGATTGGCTCAAGGTAGCGCCCTACGAGTCACGCGTTTCCGACGATGACGACGAAGAGTGGGACGCTTCAAATG GTCTGCGCGTGCTGTCGATTGCTTACGTCCCAGATCGGCAGCACTCGGCGTTCGCGTGCCTCGTAGCCGGCGGCGGCGAGGTGGCCGACCACCTGCGGCTGCCCCACTTGCTGTACCGCAGGAACGCCTGGGATCCCCTGGAGAGGCAGAATAAGGAGGCTGATGTCACTGCTCTTAGGAG GTTCATCCTCCGAAAGAAACCGCACGTGATCGTGATCGGCGGCGAGTCGCGCGAGTCGCTGAACATAAAGGCGGACGTGTCCGAGTGCGTGCAGCAGCTGGTGGAGGACGAGCAGTTCCCGCGCATCCCCATCGAGATCGCGGACAACCACATCAGCAAGATATACAGCAACAGCATCAGGGGCAGG aATGACTTCAGAGAGTACCCCGACATACTACGCCAAGCCATTTGCCAGGGGCGCCTACTCCAAGACCCTCTCATGGAAATCTCCCAGCTGTGCGGGCCCGACGAAGAAATCCTGTGCTTCCGATACCACACTCTCCAAGACCAAATAGCTAAGGAAGACCTCCTCGAAGGCATTGAGCTGGAATTCGTGAACAGAGTTAACGAAGTCGGCGTTGATATGAACGAAGCTATACTAACTGGACGCGGGACGGAATTGCTGCAGTTTGTCTGTGGTCTAGGTCCAAGAAAAGCCCAAGCGTTGATAAAACTCTTCAAACAAACCAAtcagaaattagaaaataGAACACAGTTAGTCACAGTCTGTCACATGGGTCCTAAAGTCTTCATCAACTGCTCAggattcatcaaaattgacaCTAGCAGTCTTGGAGATAGCACTGAAGCGTATATCGAAGTTCTAGACGGTTCGAGAGTCCATCCTGAGACTTACGAATGGGCAAGGAAAATGGCTGTAGATGCTTTAGAATATGAAGATGAAGATGCGAACCCAGCTGGTGCAGTAGAGGAGATCCTTGAGGCTCCGGAGAGATTAAAAGATTTGGATCTAGATGCTTTCGCTGAAGAACTAGAGCGACAAGGCTTTGGCAATAAATGCATTACGCTGTATGATATTCGAGCGGAATTGAACTCTAGATATAAAGACCTTAGAGTGTCTTATCGCTCGCCCACGCCAGAAGAATTGTTCGATATTCTTACCAAAGAGTCTCCGGAGACGTTTTACGTGGGGAAGATGGTGTTGGCCACAGTGGTGGGGATTACGCACAGGAAGCCGCAGAGAGAGATGTTGGATCAGGCCAATCCTGTGAGGAACGACGAGACTGGACTGTGGGAGTGCCCATTCTGTCACAAGAATGATTTCCCTGAATTATCTGAG GTATGGAACCACTTCGACGCGGGCGCGTGTCCGGGGCAGGCCACGGGGGTCCGCATCCGACTGGACAACGGGCTTTCGGGGTACATACACATCAAGAACCTGTCCGACAGACACGTCACCGACCCCACGGAGCGGGTCAGAATAGGACAGACCGTGCACTGTAGGATATTGAAGATCGATGTGGAGAGGTTTTCGGTGGATTGTTCGTCGAAGTCCTCCGATTTGCTCGATAAGAATAAAGAGTGGAG ACCTCCAAAAGACCCGTACTACGACCAAGAATCAGAAGACAAGGACGTCCGCAAAGACGCCGAGGCGAAACAAACGAAAGAACGGATGCAGTACGTGAAACGGGTGATCGTGCACCCGGCCTTCCACAACATATCCTTCGCCGAGGCGGAGAAACTGATGGAGAATATGGTGCAGGGGGAGGTCATTGTACGCCCGAGCAGTAAG GGTTCCGACCACTTAACAGTGACGTGGAAGGTGGCCGACGGCATCTGTCAACACATCGACGTGCGGGAAGAGGGGAAAGAGAACGCCTTCTCTCTAG GTCGAAGTCTCTGGATACAGGGTTCAGAATTTGAAGACCTGGATGAAATTATCGCTCGTCACGTGACCCCGATGGCGGGACACGCGCGGGACCTCATCGcctacaaatattacaaaccgCTCGGCGGTATGCGGGACAAGGCCGAGGAGTGGCTCAAGGAAGAGAAAGCGAAAAACCCAAACAAAATACACTACGTCATTTCCGCGGCCAAAAACCATCCAGGGAGATTCCTGCTCTCCTACCTTCCGCGCAGTCGGTGTACCCACGAATACGTCTCAGTGATGCCAGACGGGTACAAGTTCAGGCAGAGAATGTTCGACTCTCTCGGCGGACTACTCAAATGGTTCAAGGAGCATTTCCGAGATCCACCTCCGAGCGGCACTCCTGTTCAAAGGACGCCAGCATTGAGGACACCTCACGGCGGGATGACGTCGACAATGTACCACACCCCGGCCGCCCACACGCCCGCATTCCATACGCCCGCGCACACGCCCGGACCCAACTACATCAACACTCCTTACACGCCTTCCGCGCAAACTCCATACATGACTCCCTTCGCGACCACTCCCCGACAACCGGACTTCCTCACCCCCACCCCGCGCCTCGGCCCCGCGCACCCGGCGCAGCACCGCGCGCCGCCCATGCCGATCCCCGCGTACGCAGACCCCTCGGACTGGCAGAAGGCTGCGGAGGACTGGGTGCGGCACCGCTCCGTGCGCGACACCCCCGCCACCGACATCTCCACCCCGCGCCAGTCGGGCCGCACGCCGCGCTCCACCCCCCGCCGGGACGTGCGCACCACCCCCCACACCCCCCACACCCCTCACACGCCTCACACCCCCCACACCCCTCACGGCTCCGGCCGGGCGTCCCGCGCACATTCTGTACGCTCCACTCCTCACACGAACACGTCCCCCAGATCCATGTCCCTGGGAGACTCCACCCCCTTGTACGATGAAAATTAA